A genomic window from Purpureocillium takamizusanense chromosome 2, complete sequence includes:
- a CDS encoding Protein-arginine deiminase (COG:S~EggNog:ENOG503NUEA~SECRETED:SignalP(1-20~SECRETED:cutsite=AAS-LQ~SECRETED:prob=0.5190)), translating to MHHHSISSLLLLGGLHIAASLQVNLVADNSSSLSPVILADTNRDGAVDDADLEHRHQWTDAHGAIFLPNVGDQTHRCAAVDLAGLPLSNLELAACHDAAGDRLIAPHMAARVTTQPIRGLLDNAAGRIYTLPAAARDRVRVFWRHGGAGSDSADWTLINSQFEFNATSLAQGLGLAVDGRELVSDASTWDGSVQIAFEVSDGRRKGSDFVALKQAPVLVHHHLQTVDTFLTLQTNDSVSAWQAPFVKSLTDIAGRLHRPLPLRVLNNSNEVWAQDFMEPAFVSMPGPKGPISLRVLIRSAQSTRVNGRRVFNELRGDGVGGWQPGSGSGFGWEEINSGGNIETIPPYRSRSGVPYRSGRVLLGKHFDKYPAASMITFLESQGAQRPLFLEAGWLVAGHIDEMVQFLPYDNDLGFTMAVPDTAAALALLRSVRKAGHGSAPILSYNGSMAPDKDALFLDPSVRNKTVSSVLDDSQFLQINEYGQRFIDSNVALLLQEIPLDPKHVLRVPALWKDTTYPWPRSPDGVPTRLHRALPGERQLQAFFPHAVNGVVLGHDYVAPKPWGPVVDGRDVLESAIAEVYAKANMTVWFIDDYMSHHVRGGEVHCGTNTLRDTAVAWWKTE from the coding sequence ATGCATCATCACTCAATCTCTTCGTTGCTCCTTCTTGGAGGCCTGCACATTGCGGCTAGTCTCCAGGTAAACTTGGTGGCGGACAACTCATCGAGTCTTTCGCCAGTCATCCTAGCCGATACcaaccgcgacggcgccgtggacgaTGCAGACCTCGAGCACAGGCATCAGTGGACAGATGCTCACGGGGCCATCTTCCTCCCCAACGTCGGCGACCAAACCCATCGCTGTGCGGCCGTCGATCTCGCCGGTCTCCCCCTCAGCaacctcgagctcgcggctTGCCACGATGCGGCCGGCGATCGTCTCATCGCACCGCACATGGCTGCACGAGTCACGACGCAACCCATCCGCGGCCTGTTGGACAACGCTGCCGGACGAATTTAcacgctgccggcggcggctcgcgacCGCGTTCGCGTCTTTTGGAGGCACGGTGGCGCGGGCAGCGACTCGGCCGACTGGACCTTGATCAATAGTCAGTTCGAGTTCAACGCCACCAGCCTCGCTCAGGGTCTGGGCCTGGCGGTGGACGGCCGGGAGTTGGTCTCCGACGCGAGTACCTGGGACGGCTCGGTGCAAATAGCCTTTGAGGTTAGCGACGGCCGGCGCAAGGGCTCAGACTTTGTGGCCTTGAAGCAGGCGCCGGtgctcgtccaccaccatcttCAAACGGTCGACACCTTTTTGACGCTCCAGACCAACGACTCGGTTTCTGCGTGGCAGGCACCGTTTGTCAAGTCCCTAACGGACATTGCGGGCCGTCTGCatcggccgctgccgctccgcGTGCtcaacaacagcaacgagGTATGGGCCCAAGACTTCATGGAGCCCGCCTTTGTCAGTATGCCCGGGCCCAAAGGTCCCATCTCGCTGCGCGTGCTCATACGATCTGCGCAATCCACTCGCGTCAATGGTCGGCGCGTGTTCAACGAGCTACGCGGAGACGGCGTGGGTGGCTGGCAGCCCGGGTCCGGGTCGGGCTTTGGGTGGGAGGAGATCAACTCGGGCGGCAACATCGAGACGATCCCGCCGTACCGGTCCCGATCAGGCGTCCCGTATCGGAGCGGGCGGGTTCTCCTGGGCAAGCACTTTGACAAGTACCCCGCCGCGTCGATGATCACTTTCTTGGAATCGCAGGGTGCGCAGAGACCCCTGttcctcgaggcgggctggctcgtcgccgggcaCATCGACGAGATGGTCCAGTTCCTGCCGTACGACAACGACTTGGGGTTCACCATGGCGGTGCCTGATACTGCGGCGGCTCTCGCGCTTCTCCGATCTGTCAGAAAGGCGGGACACGGGTCTGCTCCAATCTTGAGCTACAACGGTAGCATGGCCCCTGACAAGGATgcgctcttcctcgaccccTCCGTCCGCAATAAGACCGTCAGCAGCGTGCTGGATGACAGCCAGTTTCTCCAGATCAACGAGTATGGCCAGCGTTTCATCGACAGCAacgtcgcgctgctgctgcaggagaTTCCGCTCGACCCGAAGCACGTCCTTCGCGTTCCGGCGCTTTGGAAGGACACGACCTACCCCTGGCCACGCAGTCCAGATGGCGTCCCCACGAGGCTTCATCGGGCGCTACCAGGCGAGCGTCAGCTGCAGGCCTTCTTCCCGCACGCAGTCAACGGCGTCGTTCTCGGCCACGATTACGTCGCGCCAAAGCCCTGgggccccgtcgtcgacggccgcgatgTTCTCGAATCCGCCATCGCGGAGGTCTACGCCAAGGCCAACATGACGGTCTGGTTCATCGACGACTACATGTCCCATCACGttcgaggcggcgaggtgcaCTGCGGCACAAACACCCTGCGAGACACGGCGGTGGCGTGGTGGAAGACGGAGTGA
- a CDS encoding uncharacterized protein (COG:S~EggNog:ENOG503PAZ0) translates to MYRTASATSEHRLQQQQPSPQQQQQQQQQQYSPQEPRSYSQEFVAMPVSPHGSEVSDGYARRPASRGVTSHHSTHRPSLPRAPSSVGSTYSIFPPPTKPLPPIPLKGRRTARAPSQDSFDKSSASGDRYSRSSIATSNPDTAPTQTLSYISDTQQVASGSPAARQRSIPEVVKPSKASVASTSSFDLGFDKQLVSDDKRINNNVFYLDVSPTAKILASKHGNNILKLWDLDTGAVESSIKFTSYTEAQSRSREYLIRSHAIVSETSNLVAIATRFGRTIEIWNWGKKKCIQTLDDADRWTAANTVSYGGGYSPLAIYRGDDSRIDLFTATREKKPFVKQRSIDLKQANLPFVPQYPELALSATSPLLVAAAGPRPPRAGHPPPDKETLLVAWDTNTDGYGSNKPFRVARPWQHEEISTAIPCDLRAYGSVVVSIWIPAGFRAVPVPPSRGGTGYNLVPVKVPSRYVLVWDLSANSTHTFAIPNCAACISPDCRYVAYCHASGTGIGARGCVCVLDVVDGREVWCWPDKDALAIDSGPKPGFEQFNDLSLVSELAFSADGRSLIIADRNGRIGVYNVRVME, encoded by the coding sequence ATGTACCGGACCGCGTCTGCCACTTCCGAACACCggttgcagcagcagcagccgtcgccgcaacagcagcagcagcagcagcagcagcaatatTCACCTCAGGAGCCTCGATCGTACTCGCAAGAGTTCGTCGCCATGCCCGTCTCTCCCCACGGCTCAGAAGTATCCGACGGGTATGCGAGGCGGCCCGCGTCGCGTGGCGTGACGTCGCACCACTCGACACACAGACCCTCGCTTCCGCGCGCCCCGTCATCCGTAGGATCAACGTATAGCATCTTCCCCCCGCCGACGAAACCGTTACCTCCGATTCCGCTCAAGGGAAGgcggacggcaagggcgcccTCGCAGGATTCATTCGACAAGTCGTCAGCCAGCGGTGACCGGTACTCGCGGTCCTCAATCGCCACGTCTAACCCCGATACCGCGCCGACGCAGACCCTGTCTTACATTTCCGACACGCAGCAAGTAGCGAGTGGCAGTCCCGCGGCCCGTCAGAGATCTATTCCGGAAGTGGTGAAGCCGTCTAAAGCCTCCGTCGCATCCACCTCGTCGTTTGACCTCGGCTTCGACAAGCAACTCGTCTCCGATGACAAGCGCATCAACAACAATGTCTTTTACCTCGACGTCTCACCGACGGCCAAGATCCTGGCCAGCAAGCACGGCAACAACATCCTCAAGCTCTGGGACCTGGACACCGGCGCGGTCGAAAGCTCCATCAAATTTACCTCGTACACGGAAGCGCAGTCCCGGTCGCGGGAATACCTGATTAGGAGCCACGCCATCGTCTCCGAGACATCCAATCTCGTGGCCATTGCGACTCGCTTCGGCAGGACGATAGAGATATGGAATtgggggaagaagaagtgCATACAGACCCTGGATGACGCCGACAGATGGACCGCGGCAAACACCGTCTCGTACGGCGGAGGATACAGCCCCCTGGCCATTTatcgcggcgacgacagccggATCGACCTATTCACAGCGACTCGGGAGAAAAAGCCGTTCGTCAAGCAACGGTCCATCGACCTCAAGCAGGCCAACTTGCCATTTGTGCCGCAATACCCTGAACTGGCACTCTCGGCAACGAGCCCGCTCCTGGTCGCAGCAGCCGGACCGCGGCCCCCACGCGCAGGGCACCCGCCACCAGACAAGGAGACGCTCCTCGTAGCGTGGGACACCAACACGGACGGGTACGGCTCCAACAAGCCCTTCCGGGTggcgcggccgtggcagcACGAGGAGATCAGCACCGCCATCCCTTGCGACCTCCGCGCATacggcagcgtcgtggtcTCGATCTGGATCCCCGCGGGCTTCCGCGCCGTGCCTGTCCCCCCGTCGCGCGGAGGAACGGGGTACAACCTCGTGCCCGTCAAGGTGCCCTCGCGGTACGTGCTCGTCTGGGACCTCTCGGCCAACTCGACGCACACGTTTGCGATACCCAACTGCGCGGCGTGCATATCACCCGACTGTCGGTACGTGGCCTACTGCCACGCCAGCGGCACGGGCATCGGGGCCCGCGGCTGCGTCTGCGTGCTGGACGTGGTCGACGGGCGGGAGGTCTGGTGCTGGCCGGACAAGGACGCGCTCGCCATCGACAGCGGGCCGAAGCCTGGGTTTGAGCAGTTCAATGACTTGTCTCTTGTATCCGAGTTGGCCTTTTCCGCCGACGGGAGGTCTCTGATCATTGCGGACCGGAATGGCCGGATCGGTGTGTACAACGTGCGGGTCATGGAGTAA
- a CDS encoding uncharacterized protein (COG:S~EggNog:ENOG503PAZ0), producing MEPPPPQSSDDVDHIATHLHRLSPRSTSRHGFASPLNTSRPMYRTASATSEHRLQQQQPSPQQQQQQQQQQYSPQEPRSYSQEFVAMPVSPHGSEVSDGYARRPASRGVTSHHSTHRPSLPRAPSSVGSTYSIFPPPTKPLPPIPLKGRRTARAPSQDSFDKSSASGDRYSRSSIATSNPDTAPTQTLSYISDTQQVASGSPAARQRSIPEVVKPSKASVASTSSFDLGFDKQLVSDDKRINNNVFYLDVSPTAKILASKHGNNILKLWDLDTGAVESSIKFTSYTEAQSRSREYLIRSHAIVSETSNLVAIATRFGRTIEIWNWGKKKCIQTLDDADRWTAANTVSYGGGYSPLAIYRGDDSRIDLFTATREKKPFVKQRSIDLKQANLPFVPQYPELALSATSPLLVAAAGPRPPRAGHPPPDKETLLVAWDTNTDGYGSNKPFRVARPWQHEEISTAIPCDLRAYGSVVVSIWIPAGFRAVPVPPSRGGTGYNLVPVKVPSRYVLVWDLSANSTHTFAIPNCAACISPDCRYVAYCHASGTGIGARGCVCVLDVVDGREVWCWPDKDALAIDSGPKPGFEQFNDLSLVSELAFSADGRSLIIADRNGRIGVYNVRVME from the exons ATGGaaccccctcctccccagaGTTCCGACGACGTAGATCACATAGC AACTCATCTTCACCGGCTGAGTCcgcgcagcaccagccgccaTGGGTTCGCTTCGCCCCTCAACACCTCGCGGCCCATGTACCGGACCGCGTCTGCCACTTCCGAACACCggttgcagcagcagcagccgtcgccgcaacagcagcagcagcagcagcagcagcaatatTCACCTCAGGAGCCTCGATCGTACTCGCAAGAGTTCGTCGCCATGCCCGTCTCTCCCCACGGCTCAGAAGTATCCGACGGGTATGCGAGGCGGCCCGCGTCGCGTGGCGTGACGTCGCACCACTCGACACACAGACCCTCGCTTCCGCGCGCCCCGTCATCCGTAGGATCAACGTATAGCATCTTCCCCCCGCCGACGAAACCGTTACCTCCGATTCCGCTCAAGGGAAGgcggacggcaagggcgcccTCGCAGGATTCATTCGACAAGTCGTCAGCCAGCGGTGACCGGTACTCGCGGTCCTCAATCGCCACGTCTAACCCCGATACCGCGCCGACGCAGACCCTGTCTTACATTTCCGACACGCAGCAAGTAGCGAGTGGCAGTCCCGCGGCCCGTCAGAGATCTATTCCGGAAGTGGTGAAGCCGTCTAAAGCCTCCGTCGCATCCACCTCGTCGTTTGACCTCGGCTTCGACAAGCAACTCGTCTCCGATGACAAGCGCATCAACAACAATGTCTTTTACCTCGACGTCTCACCGACGGCCAAGATCCTGGCCAGCAAGCACGGCAACAACATCCTCAAGCTCTGGGACCTGGACACCGGCGCGGTCGAAAGCTCCATCAAATTTACCTCGTACACGGAAGCGCAGTCCCGGTCGCGGGAATACCTGATTAGGAGCCACGCCATCGTCTCCGAGACATCCAATCTCGTGGCCATTGCGACTCGCTTCGGCAGGACGATAGAGATATGGAATtgggggaagaagaagtgCATACAGACCCTGGATGACGCCGACAGATGGACCGCGGCAAACACCGTCTCGTACGGCGGAGGATACAGCCCCCTGGCCATTTatcgcggcgacgacagccggATCGACCTATTCACAGCGACTCGGGAGAAAAAGCCGTTCGTCAAGCAACGGTCCATCGACCTCAAGCAGGCCAACTTGCCATTTGTGCCGCAATACCCTGAACTGGCACTCTCGGCAACGAGCCCGCTCCTGGTCGCAGCAGCCGGACCGCGGCCCCCACGCGCAGGGCACCCGCCACCAGACAAGGAGACGCTCCTCGTAGCGTGGGACACCAACACGGACGGGTACGGCTCCAACAAGCCCTTCCGGGTggcgcggccgtggcagcACGAGGAGATCAGCACCGCCATCCCTTGCGACCTCCGCGCATacggcagcgtcgtggtcTCGATCTGGATCCCCGCGGGCTTCCGCGCCGTGCCTGTCCCCCCGTCGCGCGGAGGAACGGGGTACAACCTCGTGCCCGTCAAGGTGCCCTCGCGGTACGTGCTCGTCTGGGACCTCTCGGCCAACTCGACGCACACGTTTGCGATACCCAACTGCGCGGCGTGCATATCACCCGACTGTCGGTACGTGGCCTACTGCCACGCCAGCGGCACGGGCATCGGGGCCCGCGGCTGCGTCTGCGTGCTGGACGTGGTCGACGGGCGGGAGGTCTGGTGCTGGCCGGACAAGGACGCGCTCGCCATCGACAGCGGGCCGAAGCCTGGGTTTGAGCAGTTCAATGACTTGTCTCTTGTATCCGAGTTGGCCTTTTCCGCCGACGGGAGGTCTCTGATCATTGCGGACCGGAATGGCCGGATCGGTGTGTACAACGTGCGGGTCATGGAGTAA